A DNA window from Malus domestica chromosome 12, GDT2T_hap1 contains the following coding sequences:
- the LOC114823660 gene encoding uncharacterized protein codes for MPSVVKTPSVAFSSNLEYLELMNVEIKDEGFFKWISCSCKSIKELILCGLGRIKNITIESSSLEKFELYDGFCTPIHLNISGEKLETIRVSWRFRSSKGKSLNIFAPKLKYLFWRGNVMKKANLGKLECVEEASMFLEPKADDFDNLLKVFCSMHRVEYLVINEATIKALFSEGGSTQARFNNLSYLEMDIRSFSDELVPALVSLLRGMPNLCTLYVGYHSSRDTKSDASRFDVEHWKLQHLEFIHQTEEVTIALSSGSNGIEFARYILENAEKLEQMTIIHLPEQSDAVQKLNESKMMSKATVIFKEDS; via the exons ATGCCTTCCGTTGTTAAAACACCTTCGGTTGCTTTTTCCTCCAACCTTGAATACTTGGAGTTGATGAATGTAGAAATAAAAGATGAGGGGTTTTTCAAGTGGATCTCATGTTCCTGCAAATCCATCAAGGAATTAATTCTTTGCGGTCTTGGTCGCATAAAAAATATCACCATTGAAAGCTCGTCCTTGGAAAAATTTGAACTATATGACGGCTTTTGTACTCCAATCCATCTTAACATCTCAGGTGAGAAACTTGAAACCATACGCGTTTCCTGGAGATTCCGTTCGTCTAAAGGCAAATCGTTAAATATTTTTGCTCCAAAACTTAAATATTTGTTTTGGAGGGGGAATGTGATGAAGAAAGCAAACCTGGGAAAATTAGAATGTGTAGAAGAAGCATCTATGTTTCTGGAGCCTAAAGCAGATGACTTTGACAACCTGTTAAAGGTTTTTTGCAGTATGCACAGGGTTGAATATCTTGTTATAAATGAAGCAACCATTAAG GCTTTGTTCAGCGAAGGAGGATCTACACAAGCTCGATTCAATAACCTTTCGTATTTGGAAATGGATATTCGGAGCTTTTCTGATGAGCTCGTTCCTGCATTGGTCTCTCTTTTAAGAGGAATGCCCAATTTGTGTACTTTATACGTAGGTTATCACTCAAGTCGTGACACCAAATCTGAT GCATCTAGGTTTGATGTAGAACACTGGAAGCTCCAGCATCTGGAATTTATTCATCAAACTGAGGAGGTTACCATAGCGCTTTCCAGTGGGTCGAATGGGATTGAGTTTGCAAGGTATATACTCGAGAATGCCGAGAAGCTGGAGCAAATGACCATAATTCATTTACCCGAGCAATCTGATGCTGTACAGAAGCTAAATGAAAGTAAGATGATGTCCAAGGCCACAGTGATCTTCAAGGAAGACAGCTAg